The following coding sequences lie in one Actinomyces capricornis genomic window:
- a CDS encoding FtsX-like permease family protein, protein MSALSALVVKDIRHHAPIWAWSLLVATTGGAFIGVTIISLHSAVAWSQGQDNSAELLQAASLIGSNLVGYAGLTTALVLATTLALTVSAQQRSHALWKVLGVAPARIRTVIIRQVALVGALGGTLGAALAPALARLYLTSWREFDLYPADMPVAMPLYAPPLTILLTTAFCVLGGLGAARRAASTPEMQALREAASPPSRTRAWQWAIAGLLIVSAIMLPVMDLIDAEALGEGETGMSRAEELAMIEQMRSPAGRATTGGAMGMVLALAALCVPAWSLRPLLSAWTALVPARGAAWFAARANALHRSTLSLTTITPFAIAVAMTGTVYATVGAGQALGEAGGVSGFLAIAVPVFVVSGVGGVANIAMVGASRRQEAALLGVLGATETTAMRSTVIEGAMYAVTGILFGLGATLVSATAAALHSGGGGAAFLGALPLGTLGPVVLACLALAVATTWIPGAVDRRPALDRLREPV, encoded by the coding sequence ATGTCCGCACTCTCAGCCCTCGTCGTCAAGGACATCCGCCACCACGCCCCCATCTGGGCCTGGTCCCTGCTGGTGGCCACCACCGGGGGCGCCTTCATTGGCGTGACCATCATCTCCCTGCACAGTGCCGTCGCCTGGTCCCAGGGGCAGGACAACTCCGCCGAGCTGCTGCAGGCGGCCTCCCTCATCGGCAGCAACCTGGTGGGCTACGCGGGGCTGACCACCGCCCTGGTCCTGGCCACCACCCTGGCGCTGACGGTCTCCGCCCAGCAGCGCTCCCACGCCCTGTGGAAGGTCCTGGGCGTGGCCCCGGCGCGCATCCGCACCGTCATCATCCGCCAGGTGGCCCTGGTGGGGGCGCTCGGCGGCACCCTCGGCGCTGCCCTGGCACCCGCCCTGGCCCGGCTCTACCTCACCTCCTGGCGCGAGTTCGACCTCTACCCGGCCGACATGCCCGTGGCCATGCCCCTGTACGCCCCACCGCTGACGATCCTGCTGACCACGGCCTTCTGCGTGCTGGGAGGCCTGGGTGCGGCTCGGCGCGCGGCCTCCACCCCTGAGATGCAGGCCCTGCGCGAGGCGGCCTCCCCTCCCTCACGCACCCGCGCATGGCAGTGGGCGATCGCGGGGCTCCTCATCGTCTCCGCCATCATGCTGCCGGTGATGGACCTCATCGACGCGGAGGCCCTGGGCGAGGGCGAGACCGGCATGAGCCGGGCAGAGGAGCTGGCGATGATCGAGCAGATGCGCTCCCCGGCGGGCCGGGCCACCACCGGTGGGGCCATGGGGATGGTCCTGGCCCTGGCCGCCCTGTGCGTGCCGGCCTGGAGCCTGCGGCCTCTCCTATCGGCCTGGACCGCCCTGGTCCCGGCCAGGGGCGCGGCCTGGTTCGCGGCCCGCGCCAACGCCCTGCACCGCTCCACCCTGAGCCTGACCACCATCACCCCCTTCGCCATCGCCGTGGCCATGACCGGCACGGTCTACGCCACGGTGGGTGCGGGCCAGGCCCTGGGCGAGGCCGGGGGAGTCAGTGGCTTCCTGGCCATCGCCGTGCCCGTCTTCGTGGTCTCAGGGGTGGGAGGCGTGGCCAACATCGCCATGGTGGGGGCCTCCAGGCGCCAGGAGGCCGCGCTGCTGGGCGTCCTGGGCGCCACCGAGACCACTGCCATGCGCTCGACGGTGATCGAGGGCGCCATGTACGCCGTCACCGGGATCCTGTTCGGGCTGGGGGCGACCCTGGTCTCGGCCACGGCCGCCGCGCTCCACTCGGGCGGGGGAGGCGCCGCCTTCCTCGGGGCGCTCCCGCTGGGCACCCTGGGGCCGGTGGTCCTGGCCTGCTTGGCGCTGGCGGTGGCCACCACCTGGATCCCCGGCGCCGTGGACCGCCGTCCCGCCCTGGACCGGCTGCGCGAGCCGGTGTAG
- a CDS encoding type II toxin-antitoxin system PemK/MazF family toxin encodes MSTPPDRSIGHERAGRRPVLIVSNARYNEAVTTLVITVPIISVDRRWPNHVRIPGGAGLLSDSFAMTEQVRTISRRRLLERIAAVDGAVLDDVLRWVRDWTG; translated from the coding sequence GTGAGCACCCCACCAGACCGGTCCATCGGGCATGAGCGGGCCGGACGGCGCCCAGTACTGATCGTCTCCAATGCTCGCTACAACGAGGCCGTGACGACCCTGGTCATCACCGTCCCGATCATCTCCGTGGATCGCAGGTGGCCCAATCATGTGCGGATTCCCGGTGGTGCTGGTCTGCTGAGCGATTCCTTCGCCATGACCGAGCAGGTCAGGACGATCTCCCGTCGGCGCCTGCTGGAGCGGATCGCTGCAGTGGACGGCGCCGTGCTCGACGACGTCCTCCGCTGGGTGCGCGATTGGACTGGCTGA
- a CDS encoding ABC transporter ATP-binding protein gives MLIPLLRAHLRPYTGILLGVLVLQFTQVMASLYLPTLNADIIDKGVATGDTGYIWRTGGLMLAVSLAQGVFTVLATWLAARAAMGVGRDLRAEVFDRVGSFSEREISAFGAGSLITRNTNDVQQVQMLVMMSCTMLVTAPVMAVGGIIMAVTRAPSLSWLIAVSVPTLLIAVGLIVRRMVPLFRSYQDRLDAINRVLREQLTGIRVVRAFVREQAEAERFGGANHDIAWVGERVGRLFVLLFPLVLLILDITIVGVIWFGGHQVGDGTVEVGVLIAFMAYLMQILMGILMASFMTILIPRASVCAERISEVLATDPSLTVAERPVSDFPSPGTVELRSVSFSYPDAEAAVLEDLSFTVPRGSTTAIVGSTGSGKSTVVTLLARLLDVTDGQVLIGGTDVRQAEPEALWAQLGLVPQKPFLFAGTVASNLRLGREEATDEELWAALEVAQAKDFVSRMDGGLEAPITQGGTNVSGGQRQRLAIARALVRRPDILIFDDSFSALDVATDARLRAALGPATEGVTKVVVAQRVSTITQADQILVLDSGRLVGRGTHSELLDTSPVYREIVTSQLGAEAAA, from the coding sequence GTGCTCATACCACTGCTGCGCGCCCATCTGCGCCCCTACACCGGCATCCTCCTCGGCGTCCTGGTCCTCCAGTTCACCCAGGTGATGGCCTCCCTCTACCTGCCCACCCTCAATGCGGACATCATCGACAAGGGCGTGGCCACCGGGGACACCGGCTACATCTGGCGCACCGGTGGGCTCATGCTGGCGGTCAGCCTCGCCCAGGGCGTCTTCACCGTGCTGGCCACCTGGCTGGCGGCACGCGCCGCCATGGGCGTGGGACGGGACCTGCGTGCCGAGGTCTTCGACCGTGTGGGCTCCTTCTCGGAGCGGGAGATCTCCGCCTTCGGTGCGGGCTCGCTCATCACCCGCAACACCAATGACGTCCAGCAGGTCCAGATGCTGGTGATGATGAGCTGCACCATGCTGGTCACCGCGCCGGTGATGGCCGTGGGCGGGATCATCATGGCGGTGACCAGGGCCCCCAGCCTGTCCTGGCTCATCGCCGTCTCGGTGCCCACGCTGCTGATCGCCGTGGGCCTCATCGTGCGCCGGATGGTGCCCCTGTTCCGCTCCTACCAGGATCGGCTCGACGCCATCAACCGGGTCCTGCGCGAGCAGCTGACCGGCATCCGCGTGGTGCGCGCCTTCGTGCGCGAGCAGGCCGAGGCCGAGCGCTTCGGGGGCGCCAACCACGACATCGCCTGGGTGGGTGAGCGCGTGGGCCGCCTCTTCGTGCTGCTCTTCCCCCTGGTCCTGCTCATCCTGGATATCACGATCGTGGGCGTCATCTGGTTCGGCGGCCACCAGGTGGGCGACGGCACGGTGGAGGTGGGCGTGCTCATCGCCTTCATGGCCTACCTCATGCAGATCCTCATGGGGATCCTCATGGCCAGCTTCATGACCATCCTCATCCCGCGCGCCTCGGTGTGCGCCGAGCGCATCAGCGAGGTCCTGGCCACCGACCCGTCCCTGACCGTGGCCGAGCGGCCCGTCAGCGACTTCCCCTCCCCCGGCACCGTGGAGCTGCGCAGCGTCTCCTTCTCCTACCCCGACGCCGAGGCCGCGGTCCTGGAGGACCTCAGCTTCACCGTCCCTCGCGGTTCGACGACGGCGATCGTGGGCTCGACCGGCTCGGGCAAGTCCACGGTGGTCACCCTGCTGGCCCGCCTGCTCGACGTCACCGACGGCCAGGTGCTCATCGGGGGCACCGACGTGCGCCAGGCCGAGCCCGAGGCCCTATGGGCCCAGCTGGGCCTGGTGCCCCAGAAGCCCTTCCTCTTCGCCGGCACCGTTGCCTCCAACCTGCGCCTGGGCCGGGAGGAGGCCACCGATGAGGAGCTGTGGGCGGCCCTGGAGGTCGCCCAGGCCAAGGACTTCGTCTCACGGATGGATGGAGGCCTGGAGGCCCCCATCACCCAGGGTGGCACGAATGTCTCCGGGGGGCAGCGCCAGCGCCTGGCCATCGCCCGGGCCCTGGTGCGCCGGCCCGACATCCTCATCTTCGATGACTCCTTCTCGGCCCTGGACGTGGCCACCGACGCCCGCCTGCGCGCGGCCCTGGGGCCGGCCACCGAGGGTGTGACCAAGGTGGTGGTGGCCCAGCGGGTCTCCACCATCACCCAGGCCGACCAGATCCTCGTCCTGGACTCGGGCCGCCTGGTGGGCCGCGGCACGCACAGCGAGCTGCTGGACACCTCCCCGGTCTACCGCGAGATCGTCACCTCCCAGCTCGGAGCGGAGGCCGCAGCATGA
- a CDS encoding DUF4177 domain-containing protein — MATTTWEYITVPLITHATKQILDQWGAEGWELVQVVPGPTGSENLVAYLKRPLS; from the coding sequence ATGGCAACCACGACATGGGAATACATCACCGTCCCCCTCATCACCCACGCCACGAAGCAGATCCTCGACCAGTGGGGCGCGGAGGGCTGGGAGCTCGTCCAGGTCGTTCCCGGCCCCACCGGCTCGGAGAACCTGGTGGCCTACCTCAAGCGCCCCCTGTCCTGA
- a CDS encoding metallophosphoesterase yields MPRSLARAALGALGTTAVLGSAVLAYSLIEARRPVLRRIDVPVLARGEEPLTILHLSDLHLTDRTEWLVEWVRDLAEHRPDVVINTGDNLSLASGLEPLHRALEPFLDLPGAFVMGDHDYRSTVFKLPSRYLLRDPRTANDPDREARIEALPWEEVRDLQARGGWADLTNRRDVLAVRGRRIELVGVDDPHVDRDRFPAAQPVQAGSLAAALPSVRDASDRTLRLGLLHAPYRRVLDAMVADGVDVAFAGHTHGGQLCVPGYGALVTNCDLDTGRASGLSRWPDGAGAGTPGMFLHVSAGLGTSPFTPVRIACPPQAALLTLRPA; encoded by the coding sequence ATGCCTCGTTCCCTGGCCAGGGCCGCTCTGGGCGCCCTGGGTACGACCGCCGTCCTGGGCTCGGCAGTGCTGGCCTACAGCCTCATCGAGGCCCGCCGCCCCGTCCTGCGCCGGATCGATGTCCCGGTCCTGGCGCGCGGGGAGGAGCCCCTGACCATCCTGCACCTGTCGGACCTGCACCTGACCGACCGCACCGAGTGGCTGGTGGAGTGGGTCCGCGACTTGGCGGAGCACCGTCCCGACGTCGTCATCAACACGGGGGACAATCTCTCCCTGGCCTCGGGCCTGGAGCCGCTTCACCGTGCACTGGAGCCCTTCCTGGATCTTCCGGGCGCCTTCGTCATGGGGGATCACGACTACCGCTCCACGGTGTTCAAGCTGCCCTCGCGCTACCTGCTGCGCGACCCGCGCACGGCGAACGACCCTGATCGGGAGGCGCGGATCGAGGCCCTGCCGTGGGAGGAGGTGCGCGATCTGCAGGCCCGCGGCGGATGGGCGGATCTGACGAACAGGCGGGACGTCCTGGCAGTGCGGGGACGGCGCATCGAGCTGGTGGGGGTCGATGATCCCCATGTGGACCGGGACCGCTTCCCCGCGGCGCAGCCCGTGCAGGCCGGCTCCCTGGCGGCGGCGCTGCCCTCGGTGCGGGACGCCTCGGATCGGACGCTGCGCCTGGGCCTGCTGCACGCCCCCTACCGCAGGGTGCTCGATGCGATGGTGGCCGACGGCGTCGATGTGGCCTTCGCGGGCCACACCCACGGGGGGCAGTTGTGCGTTCCGGGCTATGGGGCGCTGGTGACCAACTGCGATCTGGACACGGGGCGCGCCTCGGGCCTGTCCCGGTGGCCCGACGGCGCTGGGGCGGGCACGCCCGGCATGTTCCTGCATGTCTCGGCGGGCTTGGGCACGAGCCCCTTCACGCCGGTGCGCATCGCCTGCCCGCCCCAGGCCGCGCTGCTCACCCTGCGCCCGGCCTGA
- a CDS encoding transglycosylase domain-containing protein yields the protein MSTSSARGRSLSPAQVVSMLLVFLLLSTAGGILSAGFAAPFVGVTTALTNASTQLFEELPSDFNIQEPSEVSVIKAADGTNIAEFYAENRIVVPLDQISINMQNAIVAVEDQRFYQHKGVDPTGMVRALVSNTQSDSRQGGSTLTQQYVRNVLVEAGLQEDDPAAIQAATESTIPRKLREVKYSLTLEQKYSKQQILEGYLNIAPFSPSTYGVEASAQHYFSHSAAEMTVAEAALMAGVTNAPSAFDPVAYPEYAKNRMDWVLSKMLEEKFITQEQYDEGVATQISDMLNVKPEAEAGCGAAGNAAYFCTYVVNEILGSDLYGEDIAERRQLLIRGGLTITTTLDLYKQNKAQEAIESVVPTGDPSEAKTTVVSVEPGTGKIIAMAQNTKYAAVESVDGTEVVFAADARHGGAQSESGTSGFQPGSTFKAFILAQWFQEGRSANQSLNTRPRTFPASSWTISCAPELADSWAPQNVDKSLDGTHTVTDSTKQSINVGYAQMLNEMDVCKVTDLAASMGVARNDGTPLDPRPSIVLGAQEVPPLNMANAFATFAAHGTYCKPVAINSVTDTNGTEMAVPSADCREVMSPAAADQTAQTLTSTTQSGGTAKDVQIGRPVAGKTGTTDDNDNVWFVGFTPQLATATWVGHSDGYRTLNNQVIGGQSYGTIYGSHLAVPIWRNYMGPALEGEPVENFTPASSGGGGRSGN from the coding sequence ATGTCGACATCCTCCGCTCGCGGACGCTCCCTGAGCCCGGCCCAGGTCGTCTCGATGCTCCTGGTCTTCCTTCTGCTCTCCACAGCCGGGGGCATCCTCTCCGCCGGCTTCGCGGCGCCCTTCGTCGGGGTCACCACGGCCCTGACCAACGCCTCGACCCAGCTCTTCGAGGAGCTGCCCAGCGACTTCAACATCCAGGAGCCCAGCGAGGTCTCCGTCATCAAGGCGGCCGACGGCACCAACATCGCCGAGTTCTATGCGGAGAACCGGATCGTGGTGCCGCTGGACCAGATCTCCATCAACATGCAGAACGCGATCGTGGCGGTGGAGGACCAGCGCTTCTACCAGCACAAGGGCGTCGACCCCACCGGCATGGTGCGGGCCCTGGTCTCCAACACCCAGTCCGACAGCCGCCAGGGAGGCTCGACCCTCACTCAGCAGTACGTGCGCAACGTGCTGGTGGAGGCCGGGCTCCAGGAGGACGACCCCGCCGCCATCCAGGCGGCCACGGAGAGCACGATCCCCCGCAAGCTGCGCGAGGTGAAGTACTCCCTGACCCTGGAGCAGAAGTACTCCAAGCAGCAGATCCTGGAGGGCTACCTCAACATCGCCCCCTTCAGCCCCTCCACCTACGGGGTGGAGGCCTCCGCGCAGCACTACTTCTCCCACTCCGCCGCCGAGATGACGGTGGCCGAGGCCGCCCTCATGGCGGGAGTGACCAACGCCCCCAGCGCCTTCGACCCGGTGGCCTACCCGGAGTACGCCAAGAACCGGATGGACTGGGTGCTGTCCAAGATGCTGGAGGAGAAGTTCATCACCCAGGAGCAGTACGACGAGGGCGTGGCCACCCAGATCTCCGACATGCTCAACGTTAAGCCGGAGGCGGAGGCCGGCTGCGGCGCCGCGGGTAATGCCGCCTACTTCTGCACCTATGTGGTCAACGAGATCCTGGGCTCCGATCTCTACGGCGAGGACATCGCCGAGCGCCGCCAGCTGCTGATTCGCGGGGGCCTGACCATCACCACCACCCTGGACCTGTACAAGCAGAACAAGGCTCAGGAGGCCATCGAGAGCGTCGTGCCCACCGGGGACCCCTCGGAGGCCAAGACCACGGTGGTCTCGGTGGAGCCGGGCACCGGCAAGATCATCGCCATGGCGCAGAACACGAAGTACGCTGCGGTTGAGAGCGTCGACGGCACCGAGGTGGTGTTCGCCGCCGACGCCCGGCATGGCGGTGCACAGTCGGAGTCCGGGACCAGCGGCTTCCAGCCCGGATCGACCTTCAAGGCCTTCATCCTGGCCCAGTGGTTCCAGGAGGGCCGCTCGGCGAACCAGTCCCTCAACACCCGGCCGCGGACCTTCCCCGCCAGTTCCTGGACCATCTCCTGCGCCCCCGAGCTGGCTGACAGCTGGGCTCCGCAGAACGTGGACAAGAGCCTGGACGGCACCCACACCGTCACGGACTCCACGAAGCAGTCCATCAACGTGGGCTACGCCCAGATGCTCAACGAGATGGACGTCTGCAAGGTCACGGATCTCGCGGCCTCCATGGGAGTGGCCAGGAATGACGGCACCCCGCTGGACCCCCGCCCCTCGATCGTGCTGGGTGCCCAGGAGGTGCCGCCGCTGAACATGGCCAACGCCTTCGCCACCTTCGCCGCCCACGGCACCTACTGCAAGCCTGTGGCCATCAACTCGGTGACCGACACCAATGGCACTGAGATGGCTGTGCCCAGCGCCGACTGCAGGGAGGTGATGAGTCCCGCGGCCGCCGACCAGACGGCCCAGACCCTGACCTCGACCACCCAGTCGGGGGGAACAGCCAAGGACGTCCAGATCGGGCGGCCGGTGGCGGGCAAGACCGGTACGACGGATGACAACGACAATGTGTGGTTCGTGGGCTTCACCCCGCAGCTGGCCACCGCCACCTGGGTGGGGCACTCCGACGGCTACCGCACGCTCAACAACCAGGTCATCGGCGGTCAGTCCTACGGCACGATCTACGGCTCCCACCTGGCGGTGCCGATCTGGAGGAACTACATGGGTCCGGCCCTGGAGGGCGAGCCCGTGGAGAACTTCACCCCCGCGAGCTCGGGCGGCGGCGGCCGCAGCGGGAACTAA
- a CDS encoding WhiB family transcriptional regulator, translating to MAANDQTWAARAACATVQPDYLFGKGAEQRDARSVCFACPVRMECLAEALNSESSFGVWGGLTERERRALLRRFPEVEDWGVWLEREDDELVAEIHARRAPRILARVRCAS from the coding sequence ATGGCAGCAAACGACCAGACCTGGGCAGCGCGGGCCGCTTGCGCGACTGTCCAGCCGGACTATCTCTTCGGCAAAGGAGCTGAGCAGCGCGACGCGCGATCGGTGTGCTTCGCCTGTCCGGTGCGCATGGAGTGCCTGGCCGAGGCGCTCAACTCCGAGTCGAGCTTCGGCGTCTGGGGCGGGCTGACCGAGCGTGAGCGCCGCGCCCTGCTGCGGCGCTTCCCCGAGGTCGAGGACTGGGGCGTGTGGCTTGAGCGCGAGGACGACGAGCTGGTGGCGGAGATCCATGCGCGCAGGGCTCCCCGCATCCTGGCGCGCGTGCGCTGCGCCTCCTGA
- a CDS encoding ABC transporter ATP-binding protein: protein MRTMQHNDPSARGRSGLTATGAAPGTAHPTGPVRALPAQGHVEPAPPSGPPAVQVRGLTRIYEVPGRGDARVQALNGVDVDLPAGTFTAIVGASGSGKSTMLHCMAGLDQPTTGRITLLGTALADLRPAERAAFRARHVGFVFQDYNLIASLSAAENVSMPARLAGARVERTQALAALARVGLEHRADLKPHQLSGGERQRVAIARVMASRPSLVFADEPTGALDLESGGVVLDWLGQLARQGATVVMVTHDVEAASRADAVAVMSRGRLAGWSDSRDARRIAELVHASRS from the coding sequence ATGAGAACAATGCAGCACAACGACCCCAGTGCCCGCGGCCGGTCAGGGCTCACCGCGACCGGCGCAGCCCCCGGTACCGCTCACCCCACCGGTCCAGTGCGGGCCCTCCCTGCACAGGGGCATGTGGAGCCCGCGCCTCCCAGTGGGCCACCCGCCGTCCAGGTGCGCGGCCTCACCCGGATTTACGAGGTGCCCGGGCGGGGCGACGCCCGCGTCCAGGCCCTCAACGGCGTCGACGTGGACCTGCCCGCCGGGACCTTCACCGCGATCGTCGGGGCCTCGGGCTCAGGGAAGTCCACCATGCTGCACTGCATGGCGGGCCTGGACCAGCCCACCACCGGGCGCATCACCCTGCTGGGCACCGCCCTGGCCGACCTGCGCCCGGCTGAGCGCGCCGCCTTCCGCGCCCGCCACGTGGGCTTCGTCTTCCAGGACTACAACCTCATCGCCTCCCTGAGCGCCGCCGAGAACGTCTCCATGCCCGCACGCCTGGCCGGCGCGCGGGTGGAGCGCACCCAGGCCCTGGCCGCCTTGGCCCGGGTGGGCCTGGAGCACCGCGCCGACCTCAAGCCCCACCAGCTCTCCGGCGGGGAGCGTCAGCGCGTGGCCATCGCCCGGGTCATGGCCTCGCGCCCCAGCCTGGTCTTCGCCGACGAGCCCACCGGGGCCCTGGACCTGGAGTCCGGCGGCGTCGTCCTGGACTGGCTCGGCCAGCTGGCCCGCCAGGGCGCGACCGTGGTCATGGTCACCCACGACGTCGAGGCCGCCTCCCGCGCCGACGCCGTCGCCGTCATGAGCCGGGGGCGCCTGGCCGGCTGGAGCGACAGCCGCGACGCCCGCCGGATCGCCGAGCTCGTCCACGCCTCCCGGTCCTGA
- a CDS encoding DEAD/DEAH box helicase, translating into MPHPPSRDLTELLTSIGGRDGRLIHLEHSPSRPGRQADWPAWADPRLIEAYARQGITRPWTHQAHAAHTLHAGQHTVLATGTGSGKSLAAWLPVVSDILVAQDPNSSPAATAAPRQPSAGPRARPTRSGLGARRPTALYLAPTKALAAGQDAALSRLVDELEALQREAGTPAGSLRTVRTGTCDGDTPLPERDWVRAHADIVLTNPDFLHFSLLPGHERWARLLRGLRYVVVDECHAYRGVLGAHVALVLRRLLRLARRLQRGPGPTVLCASATAAEPALTAARLIGVGADDVAAVTQDGAPAGERTLALWQPALRDPWMMQDPAPEATPGPAPEDDPSAYPSARRSAVVEASELLVDLLGAGARSLVFVRSRRSAEAVAEHARRVLGLSFPELVGTVAAYRGGYLPEERRALEASLRAGRLRGLATTNALELGIDVSGLDAVLIAGWPGTRASLNQQAGRAGRAGGRGLAVLIASDNPLDAYLVHHPSAVLATPEATVFDPSNPYVLAPHLCSAASESPLRQEDLALFGLPDDSLLAELEQRGALRRRPAGWFWNTHLPGRPQDLTSLRGEGPGPVAVVEADTGTVVGTVDGAAAESTVHPGAVYIHQGRTFVVEELTQEAALVRARAAVGYRTRARSHSSVRILAEREHQEWGSGVGWSFGSVEVTSQVTGYTRMALPGMEVISSHTLDMPEHVLPTASAWWTIPLEACREAGLEPSVLPGALHAAEHASIGLLPLLATCDRWDIGGLSTQAHPQTGEPTVFIHDGHAGGAGFAERGFRAGPQWLAATLAAIEDCGCTSGCPSCVQSPKCGNNNEPLDKAGAAALLRLLLDAAP; encoded by the coding sequence GTGCCCCACCCGCCCAGCCGCGATCTCACCGAGCTCCTGACCTCCATCGGGGGCCGGGACGGGCGCCTGATCCACCTGGAGCACAGCCCCTCCCGCCCGGGCCGGCAGGCCGACTGGCCCGCCTGGGCCGACCCCCGCCTCATCGAGGCCTACGCCCGCCAGGGCATCACCCGCCCCTGGACCCACCAGGCCCACGCCGCCCACACCCTCCACGCCGGGCAGCACACGGTCCTGGCCACCGGCACCGGCTCAGGCAAGTCCCTGGCCGCCTGGCTCCCCGTCGTCTCCGACATCCTCGTCGCCCAGGACCCCAACTCCTCACCCGCCGCCACGGCCGCCCCACGGCAGCCCTCCGCCGGCCCGCGAGCGCGCCCGACCCGCTCCGGCCTCGGCGCCCGCCGCCCCACCGCCCTCTACCTGGCCCCCACCAAGGCCCTGGCCGCCGGCCAGGACGCCGCCCTGTCCCGTCTGGTCGACGAACTGGAGGCCCTCCAGCGCGAGGCCGGCACCCCCGCGGGCTCCCTGCGCACGGTGCGCACCGGCACCTGCGACGGGGACACTCCCCTGCCCGAGCGGGACTGGGTGCGCGCCCACGCCGATATCGTGCTGACCAACCCCGACTTCCTCCACTTCTCCCTGCTGCCGGGCCACGAGCGGTGGGCCCGCCTGCTGCGCGGCCTGCGCTACGTGGTGGTCGATGAGTGCCACGCCTACCGGGGCGTGCTCGGCGCCCACGTCGCCCTGGTGCTGCGCCGCCTGCTGCGCCTGGCCCGCCGCCTGCAGCGCGGCCCGGGCCCCACGGTGCTGTGCGCCTCGGCGACGGCGGCCGAGCCGGCCCTGACTGCGGCCCGCCTCATCGGGGTGGGGGCCGACGACGTCGCCGCGGTCACCCAGGACGGCGCCCCCGCCGGGGAGCGGACCCTGGCCCTGTGGCAGCCGGCGCTGCGCGACCCGTGGATGATGCAGGACCCCGCTCCTGAGGCCACCCCCGGACCCGCTCCCGAGGATGACCCCTCGGCCTATCCCTCTGCCCGCCGCTCGGCGGTCGTCGAGGCCTCCGAGCTGCTCGTGGACCTGCTGGGCGCTGGGGCGCGCAGCCTCGTCTTCGTGCGCTCCCGTCGCAGCGCCGAGGCGGTGGCCGAGCACGCGCGCCGAGTCCTGGGCCTGTCCTTCCCCGAGCTGGTCGGCACCGTGGCCGCCTACCGGGGCGGCTACCTGCCCGAGGAGCGCCGGGCCCTGGAGGCCTCGCTGCGCGCCGGGCGCCTGCGCGGCCTGGCCACCACCAATGCCCTGGAGCTGGGCATCGACGTCAGCGGTCTGGACGCGGTCCTCATCGCTGGCTGGCCGGGAACCCGGGCCTCACTCAACCAGCAGGCCGGCCGGGCGGGGCGGGCCGGGGGCCGCGGCCTGGCCGTGCTCATCGCCTCGGACAACCCCCTGGACGCCTACCTGGTCCACCACCCGAGCGCAGTCCTGGCCACCCCGGAGGCCACCGTCTTCGACCCCTCCAACCCCTATGTGCTCGCCCCGCACCTGTGCTCCGCCGCCTCCGAATCCCCCCTGCGGCAGGAGGACCTGGCCCTGTTCGGCCTGCCCGATGACTCCCTGCTGGCTGAGCTCGAGCAGCGTGGCGCCCTGCGGCGCCGCCCGGCGGGCTGGTTCTGGAACACCCACCTGCCCGGCCGCCCCCAGGACCTGACCTCCCTGCGCGGGGAGGGCCCAGGACCGGTGGCGGTCGTCGAGGCAGACACGGGCACCGTCGTCGGCACGGTCGACGGGGCGGCGGCGGAATCCACGGTCCACCCCGGGGCGGTCTACATCCACCAGGGGCGGACCTTCGTCGTCGAGGAGCTGACCCAGGAGGCGGCCCTCGTGCGCGCGCGGGCGGCCGTGGGCTACCGCACGCGGGCCCGCTCCCACTCCAGCGTGCGTATCCTGGCCGAGCGCGAGCACCAGGAGTGGGGCTCGGGGGTGGGCTGGTCCTTCGGCTCGGTGGAGGTCACCAGTCAGGTCACGGGCTACACGCGCATGGCCCTGCCGGGGATGGAGGTCATCTCCTCCCATACCCTGGACATGCCCGAGCACGTCCTGCCCACCGCCTCGGCCTGGTGGACCATCCCCCTGGAGGCCTGCCGTGAGGCCGGGCTGGAGCCATCGGTCCTGCCGGGGGCGCTGCATGCCGCCGAGCACGCCTCGATCGGCCTGCTGCCCCTCCTGGCCACCTGCGACCGGTGGGACATCGGCGGGCTGTCAACCCAGGCGCACCCCCAGACCGGCGAGCCCACCGTGTTCATCCACGACGGCCATGCCGGTGGTGCCGGCTTCGCCGAGCGGGGCTTCCGCGCCGGACCCCAATGGCTGGCAGCGACCCTGGCCGCCATTGAGGACTGCGGCTGCACCTCAGGCTGCCCCAGCTGCGTGCAGTCCCCCAAGTGCGGCAACAACAACGAGCCCCTCGACAAGGCCGGGGCTGCGGCCCTCCTGCGCCTGCTGCTGGACGCCGCCCCTTGA